The Pseudomonas triclosanedens genome has a window encoding:
- a CDS encoding branched-chain amino acid aminotransferase, which translates to MEQKDIDWGALGFDYIKTDFRYISHWRDGLWDDGKLTEDNVLHISEGSSALHYGQQCFEGLKAYRCKDGSINLFRPDQNAARMARSCARVLMPQVSEEQFIDACKQVVRANERFIPPYGSGGALYLRPFVIGVGDNIGVRPAPEFIFSVFCIPVGAYFKGGMKPHDFVISTYDRAAPNGTGAAKVGGNYAASLMPGAQAKKDGFADCIYLDPATHSRIEEVGSANFFAITHDNEFVTPRSSSVLPGITRLSLMQLAADRLGLKVIEGDVEIDNLARFKEAGACGTAAVITPIGGIQYKGNLHVFFSREDVGPVTRRLYEELTGIQKGDVEGPEGWIVKV; encoded by the coding sequence ATGGAACAAAAAGACATCGATTGGGGCGCGCTCGGATTCGATTACATCAAGACCGACTTCCGCTACATCTCCCATTGGCGCGATGGTCTGTGGGACGACGGCAAGCTGACCGAAGACAACGTCCTGCACATCAGCGAAGGCTCCTCGGCCCTGCACTACGGCCAGCAGTGCTTCGAAGGCCTGAAGGCCTATCGCTGCAAGGACGGCTCGATCAATCTGTTCCGCCCGGACCAGAACGCCGCGCGCATGGCGCGCAGTTGTGCTCGCGTGCTGATGCCGCAGGTGTCCGAAGAGCAGTTCATCGATGCCTGCAAACAGGTCGTGCGCGCCAACGAGCGCTTCATTCCGCCGTATGGTTCCGGCGGCGCCCTGTACCTGCGCCCGTTCGTGATCGGCGTTGGCGACAATATCGGTGTGCGTCCGGCCCCGGAATTCATCTTCTCGGTGTTCTGCATCCCGGTCGGCGCCTACTTCAAGGGCGGCATGAAGCCCCACGACTTCGTGATTTCCACCTACGACCGCGCCGCCCCCAACGGCACCGGCGCCGCCAAGGTCGGTGGCAACTATGCCGCCAGCCTGATGCCGGGCGCCCAGGCCAAGAAAGACGGTTTCGCCGATTGCATCTACCTCGACCCGGCCACCCACAGCCGCATCGAGGAAGTGGGTTCGGCCAACTTCTTCGCCATCACCCATGACAACGAGTTCGTCACTCCGCGCTCCAGCTCGGTGCTGCCGGGCATCACCCGCCTGTCGCTGATGCAACTGGCGGCTGACCGCCTGGGCCTGAAGGTGATCGAAGGCGATGTGGAGATCGATAACCTGGCGCGCTTCAAGGAAGCTGGCGCATGCGGTACTGCCGCTGTGATCACGCCGATCGGCGGCATCCAGTACAAGGGCAACCTGCACGTGTTCTTCAGCCGCGAAGACGTCGGCCCGGTGACCCGCCGCCTCTATGAGGAGCTGACCGGCATCCAGAAGGGTGACGTGGAAGGCCCGGAAGGCTGGATCGTCAAGGTCTGA
- a CDS encoding TetR/AcrR family transcriptional regulator has product MVYRQTEARVQKDGELRERILKLALGRVADAGFAALTMQTLADDAGIATGSLYRHFRGKGELAAEVFSRASQREVDALAEVLATPASATARLSDGLRQFAARAWDSRQLAFALIAEPVDPEVDEQRLVYREAYAALFVQLLEQGIAHGEFPSQPVHLIAACLVGAIAEALVGPLSPPARAGRDAGLSNPSLEDVSDALVHFCLRAVGAPLPVPEDQP; this is encoded by the coding sequence ATGGTCTACCGCCAAACCGAAGCGCGTGTGCAGAAGGACGGAGAGCTGCGCGAGCGCATCCTCAAGCTCGCACTGGGCCGCGTGGCGGACGCCGGCTTCGCGGCGCTGACCATGCAGACCCTGGCCGACGATGCCGGTATCGCCACCGGCAGCCTGTACCGGCATTTCCGCGGCAAGGGCGAACTGGCCGCCGAAGTCTTTTCCCGCGCCAGCCAGCGCGAAGTCGATGCCCTGGCGGAGGTGCTGGCCACGCCAGCCAGCGCCACTGCGCGGCTGAGCGATGGCCTGCGCCAGTTCGCCGCCCGCGCCTGGGACAGCCGGCAACTGGCCTTCGCGCTGATCGCCGAGCCGGTCGACCCGGAAGTCGACGAGCAGCGCCTGGTCTACCGTGAGGCCTATGCCGCGCTGTTCGTGCAGTTGCTGGAGCAGGGCATCGCCCACGGCGAGTTCCCCTCCCAGCCCGTGCACCTGATCGCCGCCTGCCTGGTGGGCGCGATCGCCGAAGCCCTCGTCGGGCCGCTTTCACCGCCGGCGCGCGCTGGCCGCGATGCCGGCCTGTCCAACCCTTCGCTGGAAGATGTCAGCGATGCTCTCGTCCACTTCTGCCTGCGCGCCGTCGGTGCGCCACTGCCTGTCCCGGAGGATCAGCCATGA
- a CDS encoding acyl-CoA dehydrogenase family protein: MSLHQYAETHEVTNQVPPLDGANLYRIDLPLQEWVRRYEGGWAEQKLDAYGALAGGPLMAAGFLANENKPVFKSHDRYGHRIDLVEFHPAYHELMRASIEAGIPSMPWTDPRAGAQVARAGLSYLHSQAEAGTGCPLTMTFASVPALRLQPDVAEKWLPKILSTQYDPRNLPMEQKAGVTIGMAMTEKQGGTDVRANTTRAYPAGIPGPGQAYELVGHKWFCSAPMCDAFLTLAYTDKGLTCFLLPRHRPDGSRNEFYVQRLKNKLGNWSNASSEVEYRGALAWMVGEEGRGVPTIIEMVALTRFDCMIGSSSLMRQALTQAAHHCAYRQVGGRVLAEQPLMQNVLADLALESESALALTMRMGRALDRQHDEQEDKFARLVTAVGKYWICKRAPAMINEAAECLGGAGYVEDTILPRLYREAPVNSTWEGSGNVQCLDVLRALSKEPGVLDALFAELGDGHGDARLASFIGNLKASFADTQDIQYRARQLTENVAVALQAKLLLEAGNSVVSDAFIASRLVDGGRVYGTLPRGVEAAALVARSTPHLA; the protein is encoded by the coding sequence ATGAGCCTGCACCAGTACGCCGAAACCCACGAAGTGACCAACCAGGTGCCGCCGCTGGATGGCGCCAACCTCTACCGAATCGATCTGCCGTTGCAGGAATGGGTGCGCCGCTACGAAGGCGGCTGGGCCGAGCAGAAGCTCGATGCCTATGGCGCCCTGGCCGGTGGCCCGCTGATGGCGGCCGGCTTCCTGGCCAACGAGAACAAACCGGTATTCAAGTCTCACGACCGCTACGGCCATCGCATCGACCTGGTGGAATTCCATCCGGCGTATCACGAACTGATGCGTGCCTCCATTGAAGCCGGCATCCCGTCGATGCCCTGGACCGATCCCCGCGCGGGCGCCCAGGTCGCCCGCGCGGGGTTGAGCTACCTGCACAGCCAGGCCGAGGCCGGCACCGGCTGCCCGCTGACCATGACCTTCGCCAGCGTTCCCGCGCTGCGCCTGCAGCCGGATGTCGCCGAGAAGTGGCTGCCGAAAATACTCTCCACCCAGTACGACCCGCGCAACCTGCCGATGGAGCAGAAGGCCGGCGTCACCATCGGCATGGCCATGACCGAGAAACAGGGTGGTACCGACGTGCGCGCCAACACCACCCGCGCCTACCCGGCAGGCATTCCCGGCCCGGGCCAGGCGTATGAACTGGTCGGCCACAAGTGGTTCTGCTCGGCGCCCATGTGCGACGCCTTCCTCACCCTGGCCTACACCGACAAGGGCCTGACCTGCTTCCTGCTGCCGCGCCACCGTCCGGACGGCAGCCGCAACGAGTTCTATGTCCAGCGCCTGAAGAACAAGCTCGGCAACTGGTCCAACGCCTCCAGCGAAGTCGAATATCGCGGCGCGCTGGCCTGGATGGTCGGCGAAGAAGGCCGAGGCGTGCCCACCATCATCGAAATGGTGGCGCTGACCCGCTTCGACTGCATGATCGGCTCCAGTTCCCTGATGCGCCAGGCGCTGACCCAGGCCGCGCACCACTGCGCCTACCGCCAGGTCGGCGGCCGCGTGCTGGCCGAGCAGCCGCTGATGCAGAACGTACTGGCCGACCTTGCGCTGGAAAGCGAATCCGCGCTGGCCCTGACCATGCGCATGGGCCGAGCACTGGACCGCCAGCACGACGAGCAGGAAGACAAGTTCGCCCGCCTGGTCACTGCCGTGGGCAAGTACTGGATCTGCAAGCGCGCCCCCGCGATGATCAACGAAGCCGCCGAATGCCTGGGCGGCGCCGGCTACGTCGAGGACACCATCCTCCCGCGGCTATACCGCGAGGCGCCGGTCAACTCCACCTGGGAAGGCTCCGGCAACGTGCAGTGCCTGGACGTATTGCGCGCACTGTCCAAGGAGCCGGGTGTGCTCGATGCGCTGTTCGCCGAACTGGGCGACGGCCACGGCGACGCGCGGCTGGCTTCGTTCATCGGCAACCTCAAGGCATCCTTCGCCGACACCCAGGACATCCAGTACCGCGCCCGCCAGCTCACCGAAAACGTCGCCGTCGCCCTGCAGGCCAAGCTCCTGCTGGAAGCCGG